The Coffea arabica cultivar ET-39 chromosome 4e, Coffea Arabica ET-39 HiFi, whole genome shotgun sequence genome includes a window with the following:
- the LOC140005829 gene encoding alpha-1,3-arabinosyltransferase XAT2-like: protein MTYNTMLARSFSWHEQRKLGSWAFVGSLVIAVTIFTVFKPYMSSNPPVLNLHLQLSTGASLNMLMRSKEAAVEPRQSYFDTKEVKPMCNLTRPRSDFCEMNGDIRIHGNSSKIFIASTPTQMPVGKEIWNIKPYARKEDGIAMGRVRRITIQPAQVLGGLPDCSRNYNIPAVVFSTGGYAGNAFHDFSDVLIPLYLTSIEFNGEVQFLITDHHSWWTDKYQPLLQKLSKYDFIDIDQESRVLCFPRVIVGLKATNKELGIDSSESSYSMMGFRQILRSAYSLKRERVEKFRNDKKLGKRPRLLVISRSQTRRLINTRQIAKMARTIGFNVVIKETGSNVSLVSEMVNSVDVMVGVHGAGLTNMVFLPEKAVVIQIIPLGDMEWIARTFYQEPERDMNLRYLEYKISPNESSLIQQYPHDHEIFKDPGAISKIGWRSFRSVFLDKQDVDLDLNRFKEVLLRALEFLHG, encoded by the exons ATGACATATAATACTATGCTTGCGAGAAGTTTCAGTTGGCATGAGCAGAGAAAATTAGGATCTTGGGCTTTTGTTGGTTCCTTGGTCATTGCTGTGACAATTTTCACTGTTTTCAAACCTTACATGTCCAGCAATCCACCAGTCT TGAATTTGCATTTGCAGTTGTCAACAGGAGCTAGCCTCAACATGCTGATGAGAAGCAAGGAAGCAGCAGTTGAACCACGGCAATCAT ATTTTGACACAAAGGAAGTGAAGCCAATGTGCAACCTTACACGACCAAGATCAGATTTTTGTGAGATGAATGGGGACATACGAATTCATGGTAACTCATCAAAAATTTTCATTGCTTCAACACCGACTCAAATGCCAGTTGGCAAAGAGATTTGGAACATAAAGCCTTATGCCAGAAAAGAAGATGGCATTGCAATGGGACGAGTCAGGAGAATAACAATTCAACCAGCACAGGTTTTAGGGGGCCTTCCTGATTGCAGTAGAAACTACAACATTCCCGCGGTTGTTTTCTCCACGGGAGGATATGCAGGAAACGCATTCCATGACTTCTCTGATGTCTTGATTCCACTATATTTGACATCTATTGAATTCAATGGTGAAGTACAATTTCTTATAACCGATCATCACTCCTGGTGGACAGACAAGTACCAACCCCTGCTACAAAAGTTATCCAAGTACGATTTCATCGATATTGATCAAGAGAGTCGAGTGCTCTGCTTCCCCAGAGTCATTGTTGGTCTAAAAGCCACCAACAAAGAACTTGGGATCGATTCTTCGGAGTCTTCATATTCGATGATGGGCTTCAGGCAAATCTTAAGAAGTGCTTATTCTTTGAAGAGGGAAAGAGTGGAAAAGTTTAGAAATGACAAGAAACTGGGCAAAAGACCACGACTTCTTGTAATTTCAAGAAGCCAAACAAGGCGGCTGATCAACACAAGACAAATTGCAAAAATGGCTCGAACAATAGGCTTTAATGTTGTCATTAAGGAAACAGGTTCGAATGTATCATTAGTTTCGGAGATGGTCAACTCCGTTGATGTTATGGTAGGAGTACATGGGGCTGGACTCACTAACATGGTTTTCCTCCCAGAAAAAGCAGTGGTCATCCAAATTATACCGCTGGGAGATATGGAATGGATAGCTAGGACATTCTACCAAGAGCCTGAAAGAGATATGAACCTGCGGTATTTGGAGTACAAGATTAGTCCAAATGAAAGCTCATTAATACAACAGTATCCTCACGACCATGAGATTTTTAAGGATCCAGGTGCAATTTCTAAGATAGGATGGCGTTCTTTCAGATCAGTTTTTCTAGATAAACAAGATGTAGATCTTGATTTAAACAGGTTTAAGGAAGTTTTGCTAAGAGCCCTTGAGTTTTTGCATGGTTAA
- the LOC140004525 gene encoding DExH-box ATP-dependent RNA helicase DExH3-like has protein sequence MPSYSPFLVRGLRLKAIPLLTKPMSSFHLINRGCHFYSQNPILLRRRLVPQNHSFRAGLVLTSCTCSASSSSSSGSVVVKRIRKDGYSSSFSIPPPYFYQQSAGYGRFAYDEYASEEDDYESDRGNGSREMCASTLDNIEEWRRKLTRLMHNEDQQELVSRERKDRRDFEHLSVLATRMGLYSRQYSKVIAFSKVPLPNYRSDLDDKRPQREVVLPSGLVGRVDTYLKAYLSRKAKNKETFGHSSLPRSSDKLSANDDLSECQESPTRSVVAERILKRRSLDMRNRQQDWQESSEGQKMLEFRRSLPAYKEKEALLHAISRNQVVVVSGETGCGKTTQLPQYILESETEASRGAFCSIICTQPRRISAMAVAERVAAERGENLGDSVGYKVRLEGMKGRDTRLLFCTTGILLRRLLVDRNLQGVTHVIVDEIHERGMNEDFLLIVLKDLLPRRPELRLVLMSATLNAELFSSYFGGAPMIHIPGFTYPVRSHFLENILETIGYRLTPYNQIDNYGQDKMWKMQKQALRKRKTQIASAVEDALDAADFKKYSPRTRESLSCWNPDSIGFNLIEHVLCHICQRERPGAILVFMTGWDDINALKDQLEAHPLLGDPSRVLLLACHGSMASAEQKLIFNKPEGAVRKIVLATNMAETSITINDVVFVVDCGKAKETSYDALNNTPCLLPTWISQAAARQRRGRAGRVQPGECYHLYPRCVHDAFSDYQLPELLRTPLQSLCLQIKSLKLGSISEFLSKALQPPELLSVQNAIEYLKIIGALDEDENLTMLGKNLSMLPVEPKLGKMLILGSIFNCLGPVLTVVAGLSVRDPFLMPFDKKDLAESAKAQFSAREFSDHLALVRAFEGWKEAEKEQSGYEYCWRNFLSAQTLKAIDSLRKQFFHLLKDIGLVDDIESCNQWSYDQHLIRAVICAGLFPGICSIVNKEKSVSLKTMEDGLVLLHSNSVNSQEPKIPYPWLVFNEKVKVNAVFLRDSTGVSDSAVILFGGNVSQGGLDGHLKMLGGYLEFFMKPTLASMYVSLKKELDELIQKKLLDPKLDISSHDDLLSVVRFLVSQDQCEGRFVSGRQMPTSLQKAKIGEQTGTLSVGGGHNSKSQLQTLLARAGYQPPMYKTKQLKNNKFRSSVMFSGLDFVGQPRGSKKDAEKDAAAEALQWLTGESQSTHDTIDNMSAILKKSKKKQHLDVARWR, from the exons ATGCCTAGTTATTCTCCATTTTTAGTTCGTGGTCTAAGACTCAAGGCCATCCCACTTCTGACCAAACCCATGTCTTCTTTCCACTTAATCAATCGTGGGTGCCATTTTTATTCTCAAAATCCTATTCTGTTGCGCCGTCGTCTCGTGCCTCAAAACCACAGCTTCAGGGCTGGCTTGGTCTTAACTAGTTGCACTTGCTCTGCCTCCAGCTCTTCTTCTTCCGGCTCTGTTGTGGTGAAGCGGATTAGGAAAGATGgttattcttcttctttttcaattccCCCACCTTATTTTTATCAGCAGAGTGCGGGGTACGGGAGGTTTGCTTATGATGAGTATGCTTCAGAGGAGGATGATTACGAGTCTGATCGCGGAAATGGGTCTAGAGAAATG TGTGCTTCAACCCTTGACAATATTGAAGAATGGAGGAGGAAGCTTACCAGGCTTATGCACAATGAAGATCAACAAGAACTGGTATCAAGGGAGAGGAAAGATCGACGAGATTTTGAGCACCTCTCAGTCCTGGCAACAAGAATGGGCTTATATAG TCGTCAGTACTCCAAAGTAATTGCCTTCAGCAAAGTCCCATTGCCTAATTACAGATCAGACCTTGATGACAAGCGACCACAGAGGGAG GTGGTATTGCCATCTGGGTTGGTAGGTCGAGTTGACACTTATTTAAAAGCATACCTTTCTAGAAAGGCCAAGAATAAGGAAACCTTTGGACACAGTTCCCTTCCAAGGAGCAGTGACAAGCTTTCAGCTAATGATGATCTTTCAGAGTGTCAGGAGTCCCCTACACGAAGTGTTGTTgctgagagaattctcaagcgACGTAGCTTGGACATGCGTAATAGACAACAGGATTGGCAG GAATCTTCTGAAGGCCAAAAGATGCTAGAGTTTCGAAGGAGTCTGCCTGCTTATAAAGAAAAAGAGGCACTGCTACATGCCATTTCCAGAAATCAG GTGGTAGTTGTGTCTGGTGAAACTGGTTGTGGTAAAACCACACAATTGCCTCAGTACATTTTAGAATCTGAGACTGAAGCAAGTCGTGGGGCTTTTTGCAGTATTATTTGTACCCAGCCTAGACGAATCTCTGCAATGGCTGTTGCTGAAAGAGTTGCTGCAGAAAGAGGGGAGAATTTAGGAGACTCT GTTGGTTATAAAGTTAGGCTTGAGGGAATGAAAGGAAGAGATACTCGCCTTCTGTTTTGCACTACTGGCATTCTTTTGAGGAGACTACTTGTTGACAGAAATCTGCAAGGTGTTACTCATGTTATTGTGGATGAGATTCATGAACGTGGAATGAATGAAG attttcttttaattgtccTGAAGGATCTTCTTCCTCGTCGACCAGAACTGCGATTGGTATTGATGAGTGCAACTCTTAATGCGGAGCTCTTTTCCTCCTACTTTGGTGGTGCTCCAATGATCCATATTCCG GGTTTTACCTACCCAGTTCGCAGTCATTTTCTGGAAAACATATTGGAAACAATTGGGTATAGATTAACTCCTTATAATCAAATTGATAATTATGGCCAAGACAAGATGTGGAAAATGCAGAAGCAGGCtcttaggaaaagaaaaacgcaAATTGCTTCTGCTGTGGAG GATGCTCTTGACGCTGCAGACTTTAAGAAATATAGTCCTCGGACTCGGGAGTCACTATCTTGTTGGAATCCTGATTCTATTGGATTCAATCTTATTGAGCATGTACTTTGCCACATATGTCAAAGAGAAAGGCCTGGTGCCATTTTGGTTTTTATGACTGGTTGGGATGATATTAATGCTCTAAAGGATCAACTTGAAGCACATCCACTTTTGGGTGATCCAAGCAGAGTTTTGCTACTTGCTTGCCATGGTTCCATGGCCAGTGCTGAACAG AAATTGATTTTCAATAAACCTGAAGGCGCAGTGAGGAAGATAGTGCTGGCTACCAACATGGCAGAAACAAGTATTACCATTAATgatgttgtttttgttgtggaCTGTGGTAAAGCAAAGGAGACATCTTATGATGCGCTGAACAACACTCCATGTTTGCTTCCAACTTGGATTTCACAGGCTGCTGCTCGGCAA AGGAGAGGAAGAGCTGGGCGTGTTCAACCTGGCGAGTGTTACCATCTGTATCCTAGATGTGTACATGATGCCTTTTCAGATTATCAATTGCCAGAACTTCTTAGAACTCCGTTGCAGTCATTGTGCTTACAAATTAAAAGTTTAAAACTTGGGAGCATATCAGAGTTCCTGTCTAAAGCTCTACAGCCACCAGAGCTACTTTCT GTTCAAAATGCTATCGAATATCTTAAGATTATTGGAGCTTTAGATGAGGATGAGAATCTTACTATGCTAG GGAAAAACTTGTCAATGCTTCCAGTGGAGCCGAAGTTAGGGAAAATGCTCATCTTAGGGTCTATTTTCAACTGTCTAGGTCCAGTATTGACAGTTGTTGCTGGTTTGAGCGTTAGAGATCCATTTTTGATGCCATTTGACAAGAAGGAT CTTGCTGAGTCTGCTAAAGCCCAGTTTTCTGCCCGTGAATTCAGTGATCATCTTGCCCTTGTCCGGGCTTTTGAAGGTTGGAAAGAAGCTGAAAAAGAACAATCTGGATATGAGTACTGTTGGAGAAATTTTCTCTCTGCACAGACCTTGAAAGCAATTGATTCCCTTCGGAAGCAGTTCTTTCATCTCCTCAAGGATATTGGTCTTGTTGATGACATTGAAAGTTGCAACCAGTGGAGCTATGATCAGCATCTCATTCGAGCAGTTATCTGTGCCGGTCTCTTCCCTGGAATTTGCTCTATTGTG AACAAGGAGAAGTCAGTTTCTCTCAAAACAATGGAGGATGGTCTAGTGCTTTTGCATTCT AATTCCGTGAACTCCCAAGAACCCAAGATCCCATATCCATGGTTAGTTTTCAACGAAAAAGTGAAGGTGAATGCAGTATTTTTGCGAGATTCAACTGGTGTGTCTGATTCTGCGGTTATCTTATTTGGAGGGAATGTCTCTCAAGGGGGGCTA GATGGACACTTGAAAATGTTGGGAGGGTACTTGGAGTTCTTCATGAAACCTACTTTAGCAAGTATGTATGTAAGCCTAAAGAAAGAGCTTGATGAACTCATTCAGAAAAAG CTTCTAGATCCTAAGCTTGATATAAGCAGTCATGATGATCTCTTATCAGTAGTGAGATTCCTCGTCTCACAGGACCAATGTGAAGGTAGATTTGTCTCTGGCCGCCAGATGCCAACATCCTTGCAAAAGGCCAAAATTGGAGAACAAACTGGCACGCTAAGTGTGGGTGGTGGACATAATTCAAAATCTCAGCTTCAGACATTGCTTGCCAGGGCAGGATACCAGCCACCGATGTACAAAACAAAGCAACTGAAGAATAATAAGTTCCGATCCAGTGTCATGTTCAGTGGACTGGACTTTGTTGGTCAGCCTCGTGGTAGCAAAAAAGACGCAGAAAAAGATGCTGCTGCTGAGGCTCTGCAGTGGTTGACTGGTGAATCCCAATCAACCCACGATACAATTGATAATATGTCTGCCATTctaaagaaaagcaagaagaaACAGCATCTTGATGTTGCAAGGTGGAGGTAA
- the LOC113742550 gene encoding T-complex protein 1 subunit delta, with protein MAAPAAVASAPRASSSKTDTFVDNKRKDDIRMANISAAQSVADAVRTSLGPKGMDKMISTANGEVIITNDGATILNKMEVLQPAAKFLVELSKSQDIVAGDGTTTVVVIAGALLRSCLSLLTSGIHPTIISDALHKASVKAVEVLTAMAVPVELSDSESLVKSASTALNSKVVSQYSTLLAPLAVDAVLSVVDPAKPDLVDLRDIKIVKKLGGTVDDTELVKGLVFDKKVSHAAGGPTRVENAKIAVIQFQISPPKTDIEQSIVVSDYTQMDRILKEERNYILGMIKKIKATGCNVLLIQKSILRDAVTDLSLHYLAKAKILVIKDVERDEIEFITKTLNCLPMANIEHFKAEKLGFAELVEEVSLGDGGKLVKITGIKDMGRTTSVLVRGSNQLVIDEAERSLHDALCVVRCLVNKKFLIAGGGAPEIELSRQLGAWAKVLQGMEGYCVRSFAEALEVIPYTLAENAGLNPIAIVTELRNRHAQGEINAGINVRKGQITNILEENVVQPLLVSTSAITLATECVRMILKIDDIVTVR; from the coding sequence ATGGCCGCTCCGGCAGCAGTCGCCTCCGCCCCACGCGCATCCTCATCAAAGACCGATACTTTCGTCGACAACAAGCGAAAAGACGACATCCGAATGGCTAACATCTCCGCCGCCCAATCTGTGGCTGATGCTGTTCGCACAAGCTTAGGCCCCAAGGGCATGGATAAAATGATCTCCACAGCCAACGGCGAAGTAATTATTACCAATGACGGCGCCACCATTCTTAACAAAATGGAAGTCCTTCAACCCGCCGCTAAGTTCCTCGTCGAGCTTTCCAAATCTCAAGATATCGTGGCCGGTGATGGTACTACTACCGTTGTCGTTATTGCAGGAGCACTGTTAAGATCCTGTCTCTCCCTCCTCACATCCGGCATTCACCCAACGATCATCTCCGATGCCCTACATAAAGCTTCAGTGAAAGCTGTTGAGGTCCTCACAGCGATGGCTGTTCCAGTTGAGCTCTCGGACAGCGAATCGCTCGTGAAGTCAGCGAGCACGGCATTGAATTCGAAGGTAGTTTCGCAATATTCCACCCTCTTAGCTCCTTTAGCTGTTGATGCTGTGCTTTCTGTTGTGGACCCTGCTAAACCTGATTTAGTTGATTTGAGGGATATCAAAATTGTCAAGAAACTAGGGGGTACGGTTGATGATACTGAATTGGTGAAAGGCCTAGTTTTTGATAAGAAGGTTAGTCATGCTGCTGGCGGGCCGACTAGAGTTGAAAATGCTAAGATTGCTGTAATACAGTTTCAGATTTCGCCTCCCAAAACTGATATTGAGCAAAGTATTGTGGTCTCAGATTATACCCAGATGGATAGGATTTTGAAGGAAGAGAGGAATTATATTCTGGGGATGATTAAGAAGATTAAGGCAACTGGATGTAATGTCTTGTTGATTCAGAAGAGTATTTTGAGGGATGCAGTGACAGACTTGTCATTGCATTATTTGGCTAAGGCAAAGATTTTGGTGATCAAGGATGTGGAGAGGGATGAGATTGAGTTTATCACCAAGACGTTGAATTGTCTGCCAATGGCTAATATTGAACATTTCAAGGCAGAGAAGTTGGGCTTTGCAGAATTGGTGGAGGAGGTCTCACTTGGAGATGGTGGGAAGCTTGTTAAAATTACGGGGATTAAGGATATGGGAAGAACTACCAGTGTGCTAGTTCGTGGATCAAATCAGTTGGTCATTGATGAGGCTGAGAGGAGCTTGCATGATGCCCTGTGTGTGGTTAGGTGCTTGGTGAACAAGAAGTTTTTGATTGCTGGTGGCGGGGCACCTGAGATTGAACTATCAAGACAGTTGGGTGCTTGGGCAAAGGTATTGCAGGGAATGGAGGGTTACTGTGTGAGATCATTTGCTGAGGCTCTTGAGGTGATTCCTTATACATTGGCTGAAAATGCTGGGTTGAATCCGATTGCTATTGTTACTGAACTGAGGAATAGGCATGCACAGGGTGAAATTAATGCTGGTATCAATGTGAGGAAAGGTCAGATAACTAACATCTTGGAGGAGAATGTGGTACAGCCACTGTTGGTGAGCACTAGTGCAATTACCTTGGCGACAGAGTGTGTGCGGATGATTTTGAAGATTGATGACATTGTTACCGTAAGGTAG
- the LOC113742493 gene encoding WAT1-related protein At3g18200-like, with amino-acid sequence MGQGSPSSEKMKLLIALLILQLCFAGFHIVSRVALNIGVSKIVYPVYRNIIALLLLGPFAYFMEKKDRPPLTFSLLVEFFLLALVGITANQGFYILGLYYASPTFASAMQNSVPAITFVMASALGLEQVNVARRDGLAKILGTIASVSGATIITLYKGPPLLHHSPESKSLEEDMLFSSMKKQNWTWGCVCLLGHCLSWAGWMVVQAPIVKKYPAKLSLISFTCFFGLIQFLIIAAFAERDPNHWQIQSGEEIFTILYAGIVSSGIVISLQTWCIQKGGPVFVAIFQPVQTVLVALMAYVILGDQFYTGGIVGAALIVVGLYLVLWGKTEEKKQENKDANETLTKHLLDDSNKSKNPVAQSDIP; translated from the exons atGGGACAAGGAAGCCCTTCATCTGAGAAAATGAAGCTGCTTATTGCACTGCTCATTTTGCAGCTGTGCTTTGCAGGATTTCACATTGTCTCAAGAGTTGCACTTAATATTGGTGTCAGCAAAATTGTATACCCAGTTTATAGGAATATCATTGCATTGCTTCTACTAGGACCCTTTGCTTATTTTATGGAAAA GAAAGATAGACCACCTCTTACTTTCTCCTTGCTGGTTGAGTTTTTCCTCCTAGCATTAGTGGG GATCACAGCAAACCAAGGATTTTATATCCTAGGTTTGTACTATGCATCTCCAACCTTTGCTTCCGCTATGCAAAATTCAGTTCCAGCGATTACATTTGTCATGGCATCTGCTCTGGG ACTCGAGCAAGTTAATGTTGCGAGGAGGGATGGTTTAGCTAAGATTCTGGGGACCATAGCAAGTGTAAGTGGTGCTACAATCATAACCCTTTACAAAGGTCCTCCCCTTCTCCACCACAGCCCGGAAAGCAAATCGTTAGAAGAGGACATGCTTTTCTCTTCAATGAAAAAGCAGAATTGGACATGGGGCTGTGTCTGCCTTCTCGGCCACTGCTTATCTTGGGCTGGCTGGATGGTGGTTCAG GCTCCAATTGTTAAGAAGTATCCAGCAAAGTTGTCACTGATCTCATTTACATGCTTCTTCGGATTGATCCAATTTCTGATCATAGCAGCTTTTGCAGAAAGGGATCCCAATCACTGGCAAATCCAGTCAGGGGAGGAGATTTTCACTATCCTTTATGCT GGAATTGTGTCTTCGGGGATCGTGATCTCTCTTCAAACTTGGTGTATTCAAAAAGGAGGTCCAGTCTTCGTAGCCATCTTCCAACCAGTTCAAACAGTATTAGTAGCTCTTATGGCATATGTGATTCTTGGGGATCAGTTTTACACCGGAGG GATTGTTGGAGCAGCTCTTATTGTCGTTGGACTGTACTTAGTATTGTGGGGGAAAACTGAAGagaagaaacaagaaaacaaagatgCTAACGAGACATTGACAAAACATCTTCTTGATGACAGCAATAAATCCAAAAATCCCGTTGCTCAATCTGACATTCCATAG